One Antarctobacter heliothermus DNA segment encodes these proteins:
- a CDS encoding L-iditol 2-dehydrogenase: MTRLAGKVALVTGGARGIGRAICQAYVREGAKVAVADLLASEAEDCAAALGEAGMVVAMDVTDPLSIAAGVGAIEAAWGGIDILVNNAGVFNMASIDRVTPDDFHRQFDVNVGGTLFAIQAVVPGMKARGGGAIINFSSQAGRRGEPNISIYCASKAAVISVTQSLALELAGDNIRVNAIAPGVIDTPMWEVVDGLFAEYENKPRGQKKREVGEAVPLGHMGTPDEVADPCVFLASDDARYITAQCLNVDGGNWMS; the protein is encoded by the coding sequence ATGACCCGGCTGGCTGGCAAGGTTGCGCTGGTCACGGGTGGAGCGCGCGGCATAGGTCGCGCGATCTGTCAGGCTTATGTGCGCGAAGGCGCAAAAGTCGCCGTGGCGGACCTGCTTGCCAGCGAAGCCGAGGATTGCGCGGCAGCGCTGGGAGAGGCGGGCATGGTGGTTGCCATGGACGTGACAGACCCTCTTTCGATCGCGGCGGGTGTCGGCGCGATCGAGGCGGCCTGGGGCGGCATCGATATCCTTGTGAACAACGCGGGGGTCTTCAACATGGCCTCTATCGACCGAGTGACGCCCGACGATTTCCACCGCCAGTTCGACGTGAATGTCGGTGGCACGCTGTTTGCGATCCAGGCGGTTGTGCCGGGAATGAAGGCGCGCGGCGGCGGTGCAATCATCAACTTTTCGTCGCAGGCCGGACGCCGCGGCGAGCCGAATATTTCGATCTACTGCGCCTCCAAGGCGGCCGTGATTTCGGTCACGCAGAGCCTTGCCTTGGAACTGGCGGGCGACAACATCCGGGTGAATGCCATCGCACCGGGTGTGATCGATACGCCAATGTGGGAGGTCGTGGACGGGCTGTTCGCCGAGTATGAGAACAAGCCCAGAGGCCAGAAAAAACGCGAAGTGGGCGAGGCGGTGCCGCTGGGGCACATGGGGACACCGGACGAGGTTGCCGATCCGTGTGTGTTCCTGGCCTCAGACGACGCCCGCTATATCACGGCGCAATGCCTGAACGTCGATGGCGGGAACTGGATGAGCTGA